The following are from one region of the Strigops habroptila isolate Jane chromosome 22, bStrHab1.2.pri, whole genome shotgun sequence genome:
- the HAX1 gene encoding LOW QUALITY PROTEIN: HCLS1-associated protein X-1 (The sequence of the model RefSeq protein was modified relative to this genomic sequence to represent the inferred CDS: deleted 1 base in 1 codon) codes for MSFYDAFRGFFGFPGPRRPRDPLFGGALWDEDEDDEDEDGPSLAQPPPDFGFGPRGAFEELFRDVSELLGVFGGAWAGLPPPSGGHEERLPPPQPPLPGPGEGRPLRDSMLKHPESPAPARPWRPFPALDDAPPAPPGLKADQDLDSQVSSAGLGTILRPGEPKAHSYFQSVSVTKVTLPDGAVEERRTVQDSQGRRETTVTRRRGDQAFITTTKEDGQSKDYREEVVNMDDRELAQFAGTWPPQDNLHPPNVSDPSSALGSFFRRWFSSW; via the exons ATGAGCTTCTACGATGCGTTTCGCGGCTTCTTCGGGTTCCCGGGACCGCGGAG GCCCCGGGACCCGCTCTTCGGCGGCGCGCTGTGGGACGAGGATGAGGACGATGAGGATGAGGACGGCCCGTCCCTGGCGCAG CCCCCCCCGGACTTCGGCTTCGGCCCCCGCGGTGCCTTCGAGGAGCTGTTCCGGGACGTGAGCGAGCTCTTGGGTGTCTTCGGCGGCGCCTGGGCCGGGCTCCCGCCGCCCTCCGGTGGACACGAGGAGCGGCTGCCCCCGCCGCAGCCCCCATTGCCCGGCCCCGGCGAGGGGCGGCCGCTGCGGGACTCGATGCTGAAGCACCCGGAGAGCCCGGCCCCAGCGCGGCCATGGAGACCCTTCCCGGCG CTGGACGATGCTCCCCCGGCTCCTCCCGGCCTCAAGGCGGACCAAG acctGGACTCGCAGGTCTCCTCCGCAGGGCTCGGCACCATCCTGAGACCCGGCGAGCCCAAGGCTCACTCTTACTTCCAGAGCGTCTCCGTCACCAAAGTGACTCTCCCTGACGGG GCGGTGGAGGAGCGCCGGACCGTGCAGGACAGCCAGGGCCGCCGGGAGACAACGGTGACCCGCCGGAGGGGGGACCAGGCCTTCATCACCACCACCAAGGAGGACGGGCAGAGCAAGGACTACCGAGAGGAGGTGGTCAACATGGATGACC GGGAGCTGGCGCAGTTCGCAGGCACGTGGCCGCCGCAGGACAATCTCCACCCTCCCAACGTGAGCGACCCGTCCTCTGCGCTGGGCAGCTTCTTCCGACGCTGGTTCTCAAGCTGGTAG